GATTTCTTctggggcctctctccttggcttatagattgctgtcttctctgtcttcccatgttctttcctctgtgcatacacatgtctgtgtccaaatttcctcttcttataaggacactggggcatactggattagggcccatcctatcaatctcatttaaccttaactaTCTCTacaaaggccctatctccaaatacagtcacattctgaggtactgggggttgggacttcaatatatgaattttcagGGGACATAAATTAGCTCATAACATCGATTTATGTTAATTCCTTACCCAGAAGACAGGAATGACAGCAGAAactccagaaaatgaaaaataattagtcCAAAATATGATTTGAACAGCTAAAAAATTGAACTTGTAGTATTTGTTCTTAATAGTTGTGCAATTTCCTGAAGAAAATTTCATtgaaactatttaaaagaaatgattaaaagtAACTGCTAACTTTTTCTTTCAGACTTCTTTAAATTACCTCAAAATTCTCTTCCCAAAGATGTTTACTGAGTAAATCCCTCTTATTTTGCCCAAAATGAAGTTCACCAAAGAGAAAATAAGTATCCTACACAGAAGGTACTGTGTTTTTATTGATTAGAACTGTGTACAGCTGTAATCCCTCCATcatacatataatatacagtAACTATCAAATATCTGATACTAAAATAACTTATTGACAAATTCTAATATTGAACACAGAATAGCTCTATCtctattaacaataaaaaacaaaaccactgggtatcttggaaattttaaattgagACCATTATTTCACAATTTGAAAATCTGAGTAATCCAACTTTAAGATGACTTTCTCATTGTTGAAGCTTGCTCTGTCAATGTGCGATTTGGGACTTCCTTTTGTCTCAAGCCATTCCTGCATATGACGTACTTTGGAGGTTGGACCTTGCAATTGTCCTTGCACTGTGCCCTGGTCCGTGTTCTGGACCCAGCCTACTAATCCAAGCTTCTTACCCTCAGCCTAAGGGAAAGaagaagacaagagagagaaatgcagtgagactgaacaaaacaaagcaagactACAATCTGTTGCCAGAATCTTGGCCTAGAATCAAGCCACTGAAACTAATTTGATATTGTCCAGAACAGTCAAAACAGAACTACAGCAAGGAGAATCTCATTGCTGATCTTAAGATGAAGTGTTGACCACCTgactccatttcctttttctacCCTATGAAACCCAGGCACCAGAATTTTTCATTATGTAGTCAATTTGGGTAAGATGCTTTCAAAATGATTCCCTAAGGCTGATTGTTGTTAGAATACTGGGCTACATCttgttcattttccttctcctAGTCAAAAATCTATTTGGtatattaaatagaaaagcaTGAAGTTATCtgatccttttctttctctttaaccaGCACCATACCTAAACAAATCCAGATGATTAAGTGTCCATTATGTCTTTTAAGATCAGTAGAGAGTATTTCACGATTTCCTGGGCTACTCATCCCATTGTTCTCACTGTAGAGAAACTGCCTAACCCAAGATCTTTATGTTGCATCCAAAGCTCACTTCCTGTTATCCTCCTGGGAAGAAAACAGCAGCCTCTGAACACCACAGTTTCATGAGACTACATTTCATGAGAAACCATTGACTTTCTTCACTTCTGCCTAAATAATCACAATTCCCTTAAGGTTGAATAAGCTTATGAGAACTATCTAATCATTGTAGTTATTCTCTTCTTAGCCTTTCCAATGTTCCTTCCTTTAAACCATTAATTGTAGAATGACTGAAAATTGGGGAAAGGTAGCAATATTCtagaggtaattttatttttgtaagatttCCAAGTAAAGATATTATAAAAGTTATTGATTGTTACATTTTATCTAAATAGAAGAGGCTGGATTACAAAAGAAAATGGGGGTTAACATGATTGCATATCCAAATGCCAGACTAGTGACCTAGTAAATGTGGGGAATTGCTGGAGTTGGCCAAAGAAAATGTTATGCATAGGAAAACTATGTTTGATGAGGAACTGAAGTATCCATCAAATTGGTTCTGTTTAAAGCAAAAGATATGTTTGCATAATGAACAAAAGAGACTTTGGtcaaataaataagtttaaaGGATACAGAGGAAATtaaggaatgaagaaaaataagagatacCTACAGCATGCATTAAGTGTTGAAGACTGTggcattaaaaaagaatgcagaGAATCGATTTTGAGTAAGACTCCACATCCAACTGATTTTGTGTAACAACGACATTCTTCTACCCAAGGGAGTGGGCTATCCCTAGTTCTTAGTTACCTTATATGGTAATTAGCTATAAAAATGATTGTGTTGAGTTCTTGAGCAGGAGGTTATTAACAGTCAAATTTTAAATTGCAATGTGATTTATCTAAACTCCTGAGAGTGAACAAAACACTCCCAGTTTTGGTGTTGAGAATGGGAATTTCCTATGGGTTTTATTTGTGCACTCGATTCTGTTCCTATTTTTGAAATGATAGCATAATGTTGCTGATTCATGTTCAGTTTTGAATATCTATCTAAACAACTAAACagttttttcctagaaaaattctaaaaaacTAATTCTTCCTCATAACAATATTTCTGCTTGGACAGTCATCTGGAAACATTTTAAGGAATACAATCACCAGCTTTAGTCtcaatctaaaaagaaagacCCTCAAACCAAAAACCTAGGcttccaccttaggaaactagaaaaaggagaGCAAACCAAACCCGAAACaagcagaaagagggaaagaataaagattagagcaggaGTTAATAAAACtgagacaggaaaaaagaaaaagaaaaagaaatgaaaacaaaagttgattctttgaaaacatcaacaaaattgTCAAACCTTATGCTAGCCtgatcaataaaaaaaaagagagagagaaggatcaaattactaaaatcagaaatgaaagaggggataTTACCACcaaatttacaggaaaaaaaaaaggataataaggGAATAATATGAACAACTATATTCCAACAACTTAGATAACTTAGATTAAAAGGGCAGATTCCTAGAAAGACTCAAAAAGTACagaaactgaatcaagaagaaatagaaaatctgaatagacctataacaAGAGATTGAGttagtaatcaaaaacttccctCAAAGAAAAGTCCAGAACTAGATGGCTTCATGGGTGAATTCtcccaaatgtttaaaataaaatccttcaccaatctttcacaaactcttccagaaaaacaaaagaagaggaaacacttCCCAAATTATTCTATTAGGCCAGTATCACTCTCATGTCAAAAagaaagacatcacaagaaaagaaaactactgaATATTCCTTATGAATACTAATATAAAACCCctcaaaaaaataagcaaaccaaatccagcaacatattataaaaaatgattatacaccacgaaaaatcagaatttattccaggaatgcaaggttgattcaacatacaaaaatacagGCACACCTTGGATGTATTGCAGGTGCAGCCCCAGACCACAGCAATAAAGAGAGTCAcaaaaattttttggtttcccagtgcatttaagagttatgtttacactatactgcagtctattaagtgtacaatagcattatgtctttaaaaaagtacatactttaatttaaaaatacaaaacaaaaatattataatagtaacatcaaagatcattgatcacagatcaccataacaacagcaataatgaaaagtttgaaatactgaaattaccaaaatgtgtcacaggcacaaagtgagcaaatgctgttagaaaaatggcaccaatagataTGCTTGATGCAgggctgccacaaaccttcaacttgtttaaaaaaaaaaaaaaaaagcaaaagcaatgcCTGTAAAGAACAAAACAGTGAAGGACAATAAAAGAAGGTAAGCCTATATGCCATATTAATTAATAAAACactatattaataaataaaacagaatgtaatatgccatattaataaaCAACCAggtgatcatctcaacagatgaagaaaaagcatttgacaaaaatccaacaccttttaatgataaaaacactcaTCAAACTACCAAgtccataaaaactagcaacattGCACCTCGCAgcctctcttgctccctcatCTTCAGAGATGCCCACACTGTTACTTTAaccagcctccccagcccccacccccgtgtacatctttctaaataaatctacttttactcaaaaaaaaaaaaaaaaaaaaaaaagaactggagtccagaaataaaccattaCATTTatgatcaactgatttttgacaagggtgccatgacaattcaatgggggaaataatagtctttttaacaaatggtactgggacaactggacatccacatggaaaagaataaagttggactcCCTACCTCAgaccacataaaaaaaaataactcaaactGGATCAAAGACTAAAGCTAAGTGATTAaactataaaacccttagaagaaactttcagaagaaaacaggcaTGAACCCTCATGGCCTTTGATTAGGCAAGGGTTTCTTAGATATAACACTAAAAGCGCAAGCAAAAGAACAAtcagataaattagacttcatcaacaGTAAAAACTTTAGTGCTTCAAAGttttcatcaagaaaataaaaagaaaacctgaaaaaaaaaagaaaacctgaagaataggaaactatttgcaaatcatgtaagTGATAAAGGCctagtattcaaaatatataaaagttctGACAgttcaacaaaaagacaaataattcaattaaaaaatgggcaaaggattaggagacatttctccaaagaaaaagtATCTTCTTCCATGTgccaataagcacgtgaaaagacgatcaatatcattaattattagaagAAGgcaaacaaaactacaatgaacatatatacacacaccagaatattactgagccttaaaaggaaggaaatttggaCATATACCACAACATGGCTCATtcttaaggacattatgctagtgaaataagccagtcagaaaaaaaaaaaaaacaaatactgtatgattctacttatatgaggtagTTAGAGtaggcaaattcagagagacagaaaagagaactgtgacTGCCAGGGGCAAACGAGGTCCCCTCTCCTTTAGGAGTTATTGTTGAATGAGTACAGaacttcagttttgcaagatgaaaagagttctgtgggtggatggatgatggtgatggtagcacaacagtgtgaatgtcctgaactgtacacttaaaatggttaaagtggccaattttacattatgtgtattctactacaatttttttaaagtatgttatatagtttccaaatatttggtgaTTTcccagttatctttctgttattgatggTAGATTAGTTCTATTATGATCAGAGGAGAACATGCTTTATATGACTTAAACCCTGTTAAATTAATTGATAtctcaaaacagaacaaaacaccacaatgagatatcactttgCATCCACCAGgatagctataataaaaaagacagacaataacaattGTTGACAAAGATCTGGAGAAActggaattctcatgcattgatagtgggaatgtaaaatggtgcagcttctttggaaaacagtttggcagttcttcaaaaagttatgcatagagttaccatgtgaccaaGCAATCTATTCTTAGGTATGTAATAGGTAcagaaatgttcacagcatcattattcacaatagctaaaaaaaaatggaaacaacctaaatgtccatgaattGATgactggatatatatatatataatgtggcATAGccataaatggaatattactcagccatagaaaggagTGAAGTATTGACACAAGCTCcaatatggataaaccttgaaaacatgtaAAGTGGAAGACGCTAAACACAAAAAGtgacatattgtatgattccatttacattaaaTGTCCAttataggcaaatccatagagatagaaatgaggttagtggttgccaggggctggggggatgCAGAGTGAGTGCTAATGggcatggggtttctttttggggtgatgacaTGTTCTGGAATTAATGCATATCTTTGTAAGTATACTAAAACCActgtattatacattttaaagggGAATTTTATGGAATATGAATTATattccagtattttttaaaagtctaatgaCTCATTCTAGGAGTGATGGAATTTAAGAGGCTAGATGATATCAACATGTAAACAGACTGtagtaaacaaaataattattaaaatgaacatatatatttaaatgattataaGCAGTCAAGAATAAGTTACAAGTCTAGTTAAGGTGAAAAAAGGATGACATTTTCCTTGCAGTTTTCCAAATCaacatttgtttttctgcattcttttattctctctttaaaCTGAGGGGTGGGAGGCACAGTAGAGAAAGATGGGCTATACTGTCATCTGGTCCTTAAAAACTTTAATTAACCTTTGAAGCTGCCACCTCCATTTACTAAATCACAGGAACTTATCCCACATAATTGGTAGCAAAGCTGACTGGAAGATAGCTTTTGCTATGACTTTCAGTAATTCTTTTTTTGCCAACAGACACTTCATTATATGAGGATGAAACAAGAGGAAAAGATTTTCAAGTCATTGGGAAAAGAGGTAGTGACATTTAACATTCATATTTCAATGATTCAGGTTTGAATTTTAAGTACTACAACCCCAGGAATGTGACACCTGGCAAGTTCTGCAGGCTTAACTCATTATCTTTGAGGTTGAAGGGATGCTGTGAAGGCAATAGCCTGATACCCACCCTATAAAAGACACAAGGCAAACCGAGATTGCATTTGTGTGTGCATATTGAGGGAAGGTTAGTGACATTAAGGTAGAGGCTGTCAACAGTTTGTTCATCCCCTCAACTACTCCTTTATATTCTCATAAGAATACCAGGCTCCACGTTCAATGTTACCATTACTTATCCTGGAGTGGATAAAGTATTTTCATTAGAAAAGCTTCACCTGGAAAAGGTAATTGTTCTTTCAAAGCTAAAACGAGTAGAAAGGAATTAAGTGGGGGAATGGGAGAAGGTTGAAGAGGGAAAGAGATCTGAAGAAAATGTAGCAGCTGCAGAGGAAGCAATTACATAAATGTCATGAGTTCATCAAAATGCCATCTCCTCCATCAAGGTTAGCTTTCCTACAAGAATTGTGACTTGGCTTGATGATGTCACAACAGGGAGAAATGGGGAAGCCCTCTATTCCCCTTTGGAAAAAGAGAAGCTCATCCATATGTGTCTAGGCACTCAAGTACCACTGTTAGGATAATCACAGCAGATGAGTCTTCCATTTACATTGTGTTTTACCCATTACAAAGCATTTTCATACCCACTGCTGTACAAACCACCTCTTTGCCATGCAGCTACCAAAGAGCCAGCTTCTCCCAATGCACATTTCTCAGGAACATGTGTCTTGTTCCCATGCTCATAACCTATGTATGTTCCCAAGCCTGTAGGCCACATACCTGAGTGTACTTGCGGAAGAACACCCCTTGCACCTTCCCAAAAACTTCATAATCCACTGATATCAGGGTGTCCCCTTCTGCCATGCTCATGCTCAAACCTGTCAGAGACCAGGAAAGCAGAAAAGTAAAGAGCTCATTATCCTATTCCGGGGCCCCCAACCCTGAGACAGAAAGGGCCACACTGCATCCTTAACCACTGCGACGTCTCCCTGACCTTAAGGTAGCTGAACTTCGGAGTAAGTAAACGGATGGTTGTAAGCGCGGGTGTGTAAAGTAACAGGAAGACACCTGGGCAAGGAAACTTCAGGTCGCGACTGCCCACAGAGGCCTCTTTTGGGGCAAATACCTGCTTATCCAGTTTCCTCCCtacaccccccctcccccccggtcCCGTGccttctccatccttctctcttcccacGGACCTGGCTTCCACGCGGCCGCCAGAATCTCCTCCTACTGAGATTTTAGGGCTAACCGAACTAATGGACATGCCGCGGGACCCCGTCCCAGGCTCACCCTCCTCGTCCTCCTCTCAAGAGTCTGGGACCACCCGGCAGACCACCAGGCCAACGGTTCCCCAAGGCGCGTAACCGCCGCGCCCGGAAGCCTAGAGCGCGGCTCCTCCTTCGCTGTCTCTCATGCCTATCACCTCTGCAGGCCAACCACAGACGGCGCACTCGGCCCAGAGCCCGCCCAGAGGGTGGGATTTCAGGACGCAGTAGTCTAAAAGCATCAGAGCCTCGGGTTCGCGGGATCTGTCCAGGGTTTCGGGCACGATTCTACAGAACGAGCCCTCACCCCATCTCGGTCACTAAGCACACCATTTTTTCCATCCATTTTCTCAAAGGGAGAAGGAAATCCACAAAGAAACACTTTAGATAAATCCaattattctgtaaatatttactgacagCTTCTGTGTGCCCTGCACAGTTCTAGGTGCTTGATATACATTAGTGAACAAAAAGGATCCCTGGCCTGGAGGAGCTTAAATTCTGGAGATGGAGACAGACGATGAACAttaaacaccataaacaaaaaaaattaaatagttacaaagtccacaaatgataaatgcttgaGATGGTATGGAGaaggggaacccttctacactggtggtgggaatgtaatttgttgcagccactatggaaaatagtatggagattccttaaagaattaaaaatagagttaccatatgacccagcaatcccactcctgggtatatatccagagaaaactccaattcgaaaagatacgtgcaccccaatgttgacagcaacactgtttacaatggccaagacatggaagcaacctaaatgtccatcaacagaaaattggataaagaagttttggtgtatacatatatggaatAATACtctgccacaaaaaagaatgaaataatgcatttgcaacaacatagatggacctagagatttttatattaggtgaaataagtcagacagaaaaaaacaactatcatatagtatcacttatatgtggaatctaaaaaaaaaaatgacacaaatgaacttacttgcaAACGAGGaagagactcagacatagaaaacaaatttatgtttaccaaaggggaaagggggagagggataaattaggagtttggaattagtagatacaaagtactatatacagaacagatagtAAGGTCAAACaacaactgtatagcacagggaattatattcaatagctgtaataacctgtaatgaaaaagaatatatataactgaatcactatgctgtacaccagaaactaacacaacattgtaaattaattgtactttaaaaagaattaaatagaaGACATACAACTTTTCTGCCCTCTCTTTTTCAGATCTTCTTAAATTCTGGGTCATGTCTAAGTCTGGAATTGGGAGCAGGGGAGATAAGTGTATAGGAGGTCCCAGTGgaggttatttttctctctgattctgGAAGCTGCCCACCAGAGTCTACCTTGCTCAGAAAACTCCAAACAATGCTTATCTAAAGCAATCAGTCAATCACCAGCACAAGCAAAATAACCCAGGGCTCCAGAATCACAATTGAATTAGTCAATCTAAGCCTAATGACCAAATTGCATGTGTTCATTTTGGGAGAAGGAAATTGTCAAGGGGAGATGTGGGTGAAGTTTGTTAAAAGTAGGATCACCTTGCAGGTGTTTGAATCCATATACCCTAATGATTAAGAATGTGTATGAAGGAAAACTGTGGTATTTATTATCCCTATCTGGATTGCTTGTGTACATTACATCTCTTCATAACATAATACTCCATATGTGAATATGCCAGGTTGGCAGATGAGGCAAGGTGAGATGGATTTGCAATGGAGACTATGGAGATTCATTATTCCACTTCCCCACTACAAAGTGAGGATCCAGATCCTGGAGCATCATATAACCTCAGTGGGAGTTGGGTGAGAAACTAGATTGAATGTTACGCTTggcaatatttgaaaataatgctgAACAGGGTACCTGGCTgaagttctttctttctctaaaatttatttttttaaaactagctTCTCTGTAGAATTAACCTTTTGAACATCTACTATGTATGGGACACTTTTTGTaagatatacaaaaataaatggtaCATAATCTTTGTCCTCAAAGAgttttttaatttagtataaGGGACAAATATGCATGCAAATAATGACAATACAGTGCACAGaatgctaattcaatttcatcaACATCCATTGAGAGCTCATTATGACCCTGCTCTGGGCTATAACAAGGACAGAAAATATTATAAGAGCACAAAGGAGCAGAGAGATTCATTCCGACTGGGAAGACTGGGAAAGTGTTCTCAGAGGAACCAGCATATTATCCAAGGTTACACAACTACAAAcagtaagtgatggagctgggatttaGTTCCAGGCAGTCTGAGTACAGCGCCTACTCCCATGACTGCT
This DNA window, taken from Camelus dromedarius isolate mCamDro1 chromosome 5, mCamDro1.pat, whole genome shotgun sequence, encodes the following:
- the ACYP1 gene encoding acylphosphatase-1 isoform X1; translated protein: MLSDPGVCPSLAKDGAPSCAFRSFCRRIPVLAYLAGVGLLIAFLSTLSCFVRAPGLSMSMAEGDTLISVDYEVFGKVQGVFFRKYTQAEGKKLGLVGWVQNTDQGTVQGQLQGPTSKVRHMQEWLETKGSPKSHIDRASFNNEKVILKLDYSDFQIVK
- the ACYP1 gene encoding acylphosphatase-1 isoform X2, whose translation is MSMAEGDTLISVDYEVFGKVQGVFFRKYTQAEGKKLGLVGWVQNTDQGTVQGQLQGPTSKVRHMQEWLETKGSPKSHIDRASFNNEKVILKLDYSDFQIVK